In Archangium violaceum, the following are encoded in one genomic region:
- a CDS encoding DUF2381 family protein, producing MWKFLLRHPPLLLLLMASAAVARVREPNVRNVYVRDDPKDEAKRVYVTGQVVTVLRFQQPCDPERTKMLGWEGRFEPVHCAGKSVLVVPLQDLEPEDRFLLLVTLADGKELPFTLTAIGKTEWEQPDQQVNVFLDPETQEALRAQLKDARTRAQHLEEANRRHWKEDTEDHALARFLAKGSLKFTPLRARKRWYFKNKGATIEATVLTGKAKAAVLFHVTNSDPTRPWSLSEARLLTTRPGEKAPVLFGEAKPFALQKDWDELGPGASGSLALVVDKSAFTSREGPCDLTVELYRHDGLLETHVLLDRRLIRE from the coding sequence ATGTGGAAGTTCCTGCTTCGTCATCCTCCCCTGCTGCTTCTCCTCATGGCGTCAGCAGCCGTTGCCAGGGTGCGTGAACCCAACGTGCGAAACGTCTACGTTCGGGACGATCCGAAGGACGAAGCGAAGCGGGTGTACGTCACGGGGCAGGTGGTCACCGTGCTCCGGTTCCAGCAGCCCTGTGACCCGGAGCGGACGAAGATGCTGGGCTGGGAAGGTCGCTTCGAGCCCGTACATTGCGCCGGAAAGTCGGTGCTCGTCGTGCCGCTCCAGGACCTCGAGCCCGAGGATCGCTTCCTCCTCCTGGTGACGCTCGCGGACGGAAAGGAACTACCGTTCACCCTGACAGCAATCGGGAAGACGGAATGGGAGCAGCCCGACCAACAAGTGAATGTGTTCCTCGATCCAGAGACCCAGGAGGCCCTCCGAGCGCAGCTGAAGGACGCACGTACCCGGGCACAGCATCTCGAGGAAGCAAACAGACGTCATTGGAAGGAAGACACCGAAGACCATGCACTCGCCAGATTCCTGGCGAAAGGCTCATTGAAGTTCACGCCGCTTCGTGCCCGGAAGCGCTGGTACTTCAAGAACAAGGGGGCGACCATTGAAGCCACCGTACTCACCGGCAAGGCCAAGGCAGCGGTCTTGTTCCATGTGACGAACAGTGACCCGACCCGGCCCTGGAGCCTGTCAGAGGCGCGTCTACTGACCACTCGGCCAGGGGAGAAGGCGCCCGTATTGTTCGGAGAGGCGAAACCGTTCGCGCTACAGAAAGATTGGGACGAGCTTGGCCCGGGCGCATCCGGTTCCCTTGCTCTCGTCGTGGACAAGAGCGCATTCACTTCACGAGAGGGTCCTTGCGACCTGACCGTGGAGTTGTACCGCCATGATGGCCTGCTGGAGACCCATGTTCTTCTAGATCGTCGTCTTATCCGTGAGTAA
- a CDS encoding SEC-C domain-containing protein, which produces MAERDTRELVHQLLEHTRLVPSRLRADILARGSEAVEPLLALLGDESLARDEAPGGGYAPVHAAELLSELRAPEALGPLVRRLLLTRPGEVLHDALLYALEDLGPAVAPLALEALAEARTLDARLGQLSVLAHSGARDERIFEALLELLREDPGQGALALARYGEPRALEPLMHAFDACPLDEDVEDLFANQALIELESAIVKLGGTLDAARREKLERARSSRRWLGGMLWRMLDSMSPLPEPPGRDDPCWCGSGLRYEECHLGRDSR; this is translated from the coding sequence ATGGCTGAGCGGGACACGCGGGAGCTGGTGCACCAGCTCCTGGAGCACACCCGCCTCGTGCCCTCCCGGTTGCGCGCGGACATCCTCGCGCGTGGCTCCGAGGCCGTGGAGCCGCTGCTGGCGCTCCTGGGGGACGAGTCGTTGGCCAGGGACGAGGCGCCGGGGGGCGGGTACGCGCCCGTGCACGCGGCGGAGCTGCTGTCGGAGCTCCGGGCTCCCGAGGCCCTCGGGCCCCTGGTGCGGCGGCTCCTGCTCACCCGGCCCGGGGAGGTTCTCCATGACGCGCTGCTCTACGCGCTGGAGGACCTGGGGCCTGCGGTGGCTCCCCTCGCGCTGGAGGCGCTCGCCGAGGCCCGGACCCTGGATGCGCGTCTCGGACAGCTCTCCGTGCTGGCCCACAGCGGCGCGCGGGACGAGCGCATCTTCGAGGCGCTCCTCGAGCTGCTCCGGGAGGACCCCGGTCAGGGCGCGTTGGCGCTGGCGCGCTACGGAGAGCCGCGGGCCCTCGAGCCCTTGATGCATGCCTTCGATGCGTGTCCCTTGGACGAGGACGTGGAGGACCTGTTCGCCAACCAGGCCCTCATCGAGCTGGAGAGTGCCATCGTGAAGCTCGGCGGGACGCTCGACGCGGCCCGGCGCGAGAAGCTCGAGCGGGCCCGGAGCTCGCGGCGGTGGCTCGGCGGGATGTTGTGGCGGATGCTCGACTCGATGTCCCCACTCCCGGAGCCTCCCGGGCGTGACGATCCCTGCTGGTGCGGCAGCGGGTTGAGGTACGAGGAGTGCCACCTGGGCCGCGACTCCCGATAA
- a CDS encoding outer membrane beta-barrel protein: MGLCVAALWSGAALAGDDSWKQPYGGSGQAGQDEPRPVYRTVERGADTGLYVLLGGGTDGYTGQLAPELNPGFAYGATVGVKPSKILGLELGYSGGLNDIDLAGPGGAADGADIVRNGAQAAVTLGLTPTRLQPYVMGGIGIEHFNVRGAGQVFGFQDDTSGYVPAGVGLRYNIGRLLTADARVNYNIPFEQDFAPVDNNIGNGRYQALLQLGGTY; this comes from the coding sequence ATGGGTTTATGTGTCGCGGCGCTGTGGAGCGGCGCGGCACTCGCGGGAGACGACAGTTGGAAACAGCCGTACGGCGGCTCCGGGCAGGCGGGGCAGGACGAGCCGCGGCCGGTATACCGGACCGTGGAGAGAGGGGCCGACACGGGCCTCTACGTCCTGCTGGGCGGAGGCACCGACGGCTACACCGGCCAGCTCGCACCCGAGCTGAACCCGGGCTTCGCCTATGGTGCCACCGTGGGTGTGAAGCCCTCGAAGATCCTCGGCCTGGAGCTGGGCTACAGCGGCGGCCTGAACGACATCGACCTGGCGGGACCGGGCGGCGCGGCGGATGGCGCGGACATCGTGCGCAACGGCGCCCAGGCGGCCGTCACCCTGGGACTCACCCCCACCCGGCTGCAGCCCTACGTGATGGGCGGCATCGGCATCGAGCACTTCAACGTGCGCGGCGCCGGCCAGGTGTTCGGCTTCCAGGATGACACCAGCGGGTACGTGCCCGCCGGCGTGGGCCTGCGCTACAACATCGGCAGGCTGCTCACCGCGGACGCACGGGTGAACTACAACATCCCGTTCGAGCAGGACTTCGCCCCCGTCGACAACAACATCGGCAACGGGCGCTACCAGGCCCTGCTGCAGCTCGGCGGTACGTACTAG
- a CDS encoding two-component regulator propeller domain-containing protein — translation MRRDRVHGLLRLAIALVMGLGGPALALDPTRRVTQYSHDFWKDEDGLPQNTVFALAQTRDGYLWGGTWEGLVRFDGVHFTTYDKHNTPELRDEVIRALAEDAAGTLWVGTVRGLVAYREGRFERVDVESGPGEVEVRALAPGADGSLWVGVDEGLFRLEGGRARHYGTEQGLPDERVRAVLVDHGGTTWVGTARGLVRLSEGGLEPVRLPTGPPGRSSVRALFESHDKSVWIGTEEGLIRLHEGRARLFTTRDGLPANKVISLVEDRHGNLWVGTDGGGLARWSGETFAVLGSKEGLSSASVSSLLEDREGTLWVGTMTGGLNRLRDGTFVSFGQPEGIPDELTSVVMEDRQGALWVGTFSGGLARMKDGVTTVFGPEQGLPQGNVRALAEDREGTLWVGTTGGAFRYDGQRFTRVGEEQGLTGEVLFSLFVDSRGDVWFGTLKGLSRLRAGTFTHFGPERGGPDQPVVSVAEDSEGSLWFGSFSGLYRLSGDTFTRYTTADGLTGNRVLDVYADPRGGLWVGTSKGLTLLRGGRFTRFTTAQGLYDDAVFRILEDAEGHLWMSCNKGISRLSRRELEEVAQGQRTSVEPLIFDRRDGMRSSECNGAMFPAGWRSRDGRLWFPTLRGVVAVEPSEVVVRRPPAEPRLEEVRVQGKPRPVPASGGLVLQPGQRDVEFRFTALSLGDSTRVPIRYQLEGYDNEWVDAEDRRAVSYTHLPPGDYRFVVTAANRDGVWMEPGAVVELTLIPLFYQTRWFYSLCVLGVVALGGYALKAVRLKRRERWLEARVEERTRELAAANRELDENLRALRQAQSQLVQAGKMAAVGTLAAGVGHEINNPLAYIVSNLEFASTEAAALGRELPAQAPGRKRLEDMDRALREAWHGADRVRRIVRDLKTFSRGDEEARGPVDLNAVLDSAAKLAGNELTPRARLEKEYADSAWVDGNESRLAQVFLNLIINAAQALPEGQAARNEVRLVTRREGERVVAEVRDTGCGIPPEVLGRIFDPFFTTKPVGVGTGLGLALCHRYITAMGGEITVESEPGKGTVVRVTLKVAVAPVAQPQQGVRPVQQEQEGARVRGRVMIVDDDVMVSSAVRRTLAREHDVEVVTNSRQALELLKGPKGQQLDVILCDLMMPDLTGMDLHAELTAAAPEVARRMVFLTGGAFTPAARAFMDQVQNARVDKPFDPQKLREQVRDWVAKARTVEPGQAA, via the coding sequence ATGCGGCGAGACAGGGTGCACGGCCTGCTGAGGCTGGCGATCGCGTTGGTGATGGGCCTGGGCGGGCCCGCGCTCGCGTTGGATCCCACCCGTCGCGTCACGCAGTACAGCCACGATTTCTGGAAGGACGAGGACGGGTTGCCGCAGAACACCGTCTTCGCGCTGGCGCAGACGCGGGATGGCTACCTGTGGGGCGGCACGTGGGAGGGTCTGGTCCGCTTCGACGGCGTGCACTTCACCACCTACGACAAGCACAACACGCCGGAGCTGCGCGACGAGGTCATCCGCGCGCTCGCCGAGGACGCGGCGGGCACGCTGTGGGTGGGCACGGTGCGGGGGCTCGTCGCGTACCGGGAGGGCCGCTTCGAGCGCGTGGACGTGGAGTCGGGGCCGGGCGAGGTGGAGGTGCGCGCGCTCGCGCCCGGTGCGGACGGCAGCCTGTGGGTGGGCGTGGACGAGGGCCTCTTCCGCCTCGAGGGCGGTCGGGCGCGGCACTACGGCACCGAGCAGGGCCTGCCCGACGAGCGGGTGCGGGCGGTGCTGGTGGACCATGGGGGCACCACGTGGGTGGGAACGGCCCGCGGCTTGGTGCGCCTGTCCGAGGGCGGGCTGGAGCCGGTGCGTCTGCCGACGGGGCCTCCGGGCCGCTCGTCGGTGCGGGCGCTGTTCGAGTCCCATGACAAGTCGGTGTGGATCGGCACGGAGGAGGGGCTGATCCGCCTGCACGAGGGCCGGGCCCGGCTCTTCACCACGCGCGACGGGCTGCCGGCCAACAAGGTCATCTCCCTGGTGGAGGACCGTCACGGCAACCTGTGGGTGGGCACGGATGGGGGCGGGCTGGCGCGCTGGTCGGGCGAGACCTTCGCGGTGCTCGGCTCGAAGGAGGGCCTGTCCAGCGCCAGCGTGTCCTCGCTGCTGGAGGACCGCGAGGGCACCCTCTGGGTGGGGACGATGACGGGCGGGCTCAACCGGCTGCGCGACGGCACCTTCGTGTCCTTCGGCCAGCCCGAGGGCATCCCGGACGAGCTGACCTCGGTGGTGATGGAGGACCGGCAGGGCGCGCTGTGGGTGGGCACCTTCTCGGGCGGGCTGGCGCGGATGAAGGACGGGGTGACCACCGTCTTCGGCCCGGAGCAGGGGCTGCCGCAGGGCAACGTGCGCGCGCTCGCCGAGGACCGGGAGGGCACGCTGTGGGTGGGCACCACCGGGGGCGCCTTCCGCTACGACGGCCAGCGCTTCACCCGGGTGGGCGAGGAGCAGGGGCTGACGGGCGAGGTCCTCTTCTCCCTCTTCGTCGACTCGCGAGGGGACGTGTGGTTTGGCACCCTCAAGGGACTGAGCCGCCTGCGCGCGGGTACCTTCACGCACTTCGGTCCGGAGCGCGGGGGCCCGGACCAGCCCGTCGTCTCCGTCGCCGAGGACTCCGAGGGCTCGCTCTGGTTCGGCTCCTTCTCGGGGCTGTACCGGCTGTCGGGCGACACCTTCACGCGCTACACGACGGCGGACGGGCTGACGGGCAACCGGGTGCTGGACGTGTACGCGGACCCCCGGGGTGGCCTGTGGGTGGGGACGAGCAAGGGCCTCACCCTGCTGAGGGGCGGGCGCTTCACCCGCTTCACCACGGCGCAGGGGCTCTACGACGACGCCGTCTTCCGCATCCTCGAGGACGCGGAGGGGCACCTGTGGATGAGCTGCAACAAGGGCATCTCCCGGCTGTCGCGGCGCGAGCTGGAGGAGGTGGCCCAGGGCCAGCGCACCTCGGTGGAGCCCCTCATCTTCGACCGGCGCGACGGCATGCGCAGCTCCGAGTGCAACGGGGCCATGTTCCCCGCGGGGTGGCGCTCGAGGGACGGGCGGCTGTGGTTCCCCACGCTGCGGGGCGTGGTGGCGGTGGAGCCGTCGGAGGTGGTGGTGCGCCGGCCGCCCGCGGAGCCGCGCCTGGAGGAGGTGCGAGTGCAGGGCAAGCCGCGTCCGGTGCCGGCCTCTGGCGGGCTGGTGTTGCAGCCGGGACAGCGGGACGTGGAGTTCCGCTTCACCGCGCTGTCGCTGGGAGACTCCACGCGGGTGCCCATCCGCTACCAGCTGGAGGGCTACGACAATGAGTGGGTGGACGCGGAGGATCGGCGCGCCGTCTCGTACACGCACCTGCCGCCGGGGGACTACCGCTTCGTGGTGACGGCCGCCAACCGGGACGGGGTGTGGATGGAGCCCGGCGCGGTGGTGGAGCTGACGCTCATTCCGCTCTTCTACCAGACGCGGTGGTTCTACTCCCTGTGCGTGCTGGGGGTGGTGGCTCTGGGCGGGTACGCGCTGAAGGCGGTCCGGCTCAAGAGGCGCGAGCGCTGGCTGGAGGCGCGCGTGGAGGAGCGCACGCGTGAGCTGGCGGCCGCCAACCGCGAGCTGGACGAGAACCTGCGGGCGTTGCGTCAGGCCCAGTCGCAGCTGGTGCAGGCGGGGAAGATGGCGGCGGTGGGCACGCTGGCGGCGGGCGTGGGACACGAAATCAACAATCCGCTGGCCTACATCGTCTCCAACCTGGAGTTCGCGAGCACGGAGGCGGCGGCGCTGGGCAGGGAGCTGCCCGCGCAGGCGCCGGGCCGCAAGCGGCTGGAGGACATGGATCGGGCGCTGCGCGAGGCCTGGCACGGGGCGGACCGGGTGCGGCGCATCGTGAGGGACTTGAAGACGTTCTCCCGGGGCGACGAGGAGGCCCGCGGGCCGGTGGACCTGAACGCGGTGCTGGACTCGGCGGCGAAGCTGGCGGGCAACGAGCTGACCCCGCGGGCCCGGCTGGAGAAGGAGTACGCGGACTCCGCGTGGGTGGACGGCAACGAGTCGCGGCTGGCACAGGTCTTCCTCAACCTCATCATCAACGCGGCGCAGGCGCTGCCCGAGGGGCAGGCGGCGCGCAACGAGGTGAGGCTGGTGACGCGGCGGGAGGGGGAGCGGGTGGTGGCGGAGGTACGGGACACCGGGTGTGGGATTCCGCCCGAGGTCCTGGGTCGCATCTTCGACCCCTTCTTCACCACCAAGCCGGTGGGTGTGGGTACGGGGTTGGGGCTGGCGCTGTGTCATCGCTACATCACTGCGATGGGGGGAGAGATCACCGTGGAGAGTGAGCCGGGCAAGGGGACGGTGGTTCGTGTGACACTGAAGGTGGCGGTGGCGCCCGTGGCCCAGCCCCAGCAGGGAGTACGTCCGGTGCAACAAGAGCAGGAGGGTGCGCGTGTGCGTGGCCGAGTGATGATCGTGGACGACGATGTGATGGTGAGCTCGGCGGTGAGGCGCACGCTGGCGCGCGAGCACGACGTGGAGGTGGTGACGAACTCGCGCCAGGCGTTGGAGCTGCTCAAGGGCCCGAAGGGGCAGCAGCTGGACGTGAT